The bacterium genome includes the window TTGAACGTCACCGACTTCGTCTGGAAGGGACCCACGACGAAATTGATGTTGTAGTTGGAGATCGCGAAGCCGTGCGCCAGATCCGGAATTTCGTCGGTGTTGGTGACGATGAACGTGACCTCGTCACCTCTCTTGACCACAACCTCCTGCAGACCATAGACCGGAGCCGAAGCGGTCACTCGCACGGTCACCTTTTTGCCGTTCCTCTCGATCGAGCTCGTCGCCACCGCGTCCGGATGCTCCTCCAGGACCGCCCGATGCAGAACATGCGGCTCGATGAGGTCGCGCCGCACGATGATGCAGTCGTGCGGCTCGATGTAGGCTGATTTATCTGAGACCAGCCGCATCGTATCGCCCGAGATGTCGATCAGCTGATCGTTCTCTGGCTTGAGTGGACCGACGTTGAGAAAGCGATCTTTGGAGATCTTGTTGAGCGACAGCAGCAGCATTCCGTCCGCTTCTTTCGTCTCTGCCATCGAGGCCATGGTGTGACCCACTTGATAGTGAATGTCCAGCCGGTCGACCACGGCGGTCTCCCCCTCGACCGGGTTCTCGGTCAGGTCGATTGCCTTCTGGATGTTCCATTTCACCATCTGGCTGTCGATGAACAGCGACGTATAGGCATTGCCTCTGCCGTCGTAGGTCGTGTGCAAGGGGCCCAGGCCGATCTGCGGCTGGGCGACGATGGTGTCGGCGGCCTCGATCTCTCCGGCGAAGGCGGCGGCCAGCTTGTCGATGGCGACCACGGTTGCCGTCGGTGAGACCTTGCCCGATGCGATGGCGTATCTGCCATCGGGACTGACGTTGACACCGTGCGGGTTCTTCGGAATCGGCACATAGAGCGTTAGATCGCTTCCAGGCTGGCCGTCCAGCATCTTGACGCCGTCTACGACCTTGTAGTCGCCCGCGGCCAAGGCCGCCTTGATCGCGTCCCAGTTGAACACCACCAGGTAGTCGGAGTCCTTGGCCAGCATCTCCGAGATGGTGGCTCCCCCCTCGCTGTTGTAGGAGGTGGCGAACGAGTACTTGCCGCCGTAGTCGGTTGCGGCCAGATCGAGATTCG containing:
- a CDS encoding nitrous-oxide reductase codes for the protein MSSKRLTRGSDLRRATRWPGVLAGIAIIAMGFSLAVSCTAVGPDAAPPDETGARTKVPPGELDDYYGFFSGGHSGEVRVVGMPSMRELKRIPVFNYDSASGWGITNESKAMLNGMYVGDTHHVQGSYTDGTYNGKYLWVNDKANNRVARIRVDLMETDSILSIPHAQGCHGLFPQRYPETEWLIINSEFRTPVVNDGRGDMLNPDTYGGVQTIIDAETMEIVAQVAVHTNLDLAATDYGGKYSFATSYNSEGGATISEMLAKDSDYLVVFNWDAIKAALAAGDYKVVDGVKMLDGQPGSDLTLYVPIPKNPHGVNVSPDGRYAIASGKVSPTATVVAIDKLAAAFAGEIEAADTIVAQPQIGLGPLHTTYDGRGNAYTSLFIDSQMVKWNIQKAIDLTENPVEGETAVVDRLDIHYQVGHTMASMAETKEADGMLLLSLNKISKDRFLNVGPLKPENDQLIDISGDTMRLVSDKSAYIEPHDCIIVRRDLIEPHVLHRAVLEEHPDAVATSSIERNGKKVTVRVTASAPVYGLQEVVVKRGDEVTFIVTNTDEIPDLAHGFAISNYNINFVVGPFQTKSVTFKADKPGIFWIYCTNFCHALHLEMRMRFVVEA